From Paenibacillus graminis, a single genomic window includes:
- a CDS encoding DUF1292 domain-containing protein — translation MTDFSADQVVWTSKLKEAYGETVELEDEQGKSSVYDIIAEFEVGSRAYAVLADSGKGAEQEILRIVVSPDGLPELESIVDDEEWEDVSELYDELTFSVDESE, via the coding sequence ATGACTGATTTTTCCGCCGATCAGGTGGTTTGGACTTCAAAACTCAAAGAAGCATATGGAGAAACAGTAGAACTGGAAGACGAGCAGGGCAAATCTTCCGTTTACGATATTATTGCCGAGTTTGAAGTCGGCAGCCGCGCGTATGCGGTGCTGGCCGATTCCGGGAAGGGCGCCGAACAGGAGATTCTGCGGATTGTGGTTTCTCCTGACGGGCTTCCTGAACTGGAGAGCATCGTGGATGACGAGGAATGGGAAGATGTCTCCGAGTTGTATGACGAGCTGACTTTTTCCGTTGACGAGAGCGAATAA
- a CDS encoding MerR family transcriptional regulator, with the protein MKIQELADKMGLTIHTIRFYEKEGLLDGRHVRRESNNYRNYSEEAIERLKLIKKFQSIGCSLAELKEALQDHDTNALTNLQIIEWIQGKKKEIEHKKEEYDQMLDTLNWMLEYRTLLMDDPQKAQEMLKAWHASSSD; encoded by the coding sequence ATGAAAATTCAGGAACTGGCGGACAAGATGGGATTAACGATCCATACGATCCGCTTTTACGAAAAGGAAGGCTTGCTGGATGGCCGGCATGTCCGGCGGGAAAGCAACAATTACCGCAATTACTCTGAAGAGGCAATTGAGCGGCTCAAGCTCATCAAGAAGTTTCAGTCCATCGGCTGTTCGCTGGCTGAACTGAAGGAGGCCCTGCAGGATCACGATACCAATGCGCTCACTAACCTGCAGATTATAGAGTGGATTCAAGGCAAGAAGAAAGAGATCGAACACAAGAAGGAAGAATACGATCAGATGCTGGATACCCTGAACTGGATGCTGGAGTATCGGACCCTGCTCATGGACGATCCGCAAAAAGCTCAAGAGATGCTGAAGGCTTGGCATGCCAGTTCATCGGATTGA
- the ruvX gene encoding Holliday junction resolvase RuvX, producing MKKLGLDYGDRRIGVATSDIFGWTAQALETIERRGNGNEFERIRELVKEHEIGEIVVGLPKNMNGSVGPRGEICIEFADQLREELEMPVHLWDERLTTVSAERMLIEGDVSRKKRKGIVDKMAAALILQNFLDANSKR from the coding sequence ATGAAGAAGCTGGGTCTGGATTACGGCGACCGTAGAATTGGAGTCGCCACAAGCGATATTTTTGGATGGACGGCGCAAGCTCTGGAGACCATTGAACGGCGCGGGAACGGCAATGAGTTTGAGCGTATCCGCGAACTGGTCAAGGAACATGAGATTGGAGAGATTGTAGTCGGCCTTCCGAAGAATATGAACGGCTCAGTAGGACCCCGTGGTGAGATCTGTATCGAATTTGCCGATCAGCTGCGGGAAGAGCTCGAAATGCCCGTACACCTTTGGGATGAGCGTCTGACGACGGTATCCGCTGAACGGATGCTGATTGAAGGGGACGTCAGCCGGAAGAAACGCAAAGGGATTGTGGACAAAATGGCCGCAGCCCTGATTTTGCAAAATTTTTTGGATGCTAACAGTAAAAGGTGA
- the alaS gene encoding alanine--tRNA ligase: MKASEIRSKWLQFFESKGHRIEPSASLVPHNDPSLLWINAGMAPLKAYFDGREIPENPRLTNSQKCIRTNDIENVGKTRRHHTFFEMLGNFSIGDYFKEEAITWAWEFLTGKEWIGFDPNRISVTVYAEDEEAFKLWNEKVGLPAERIIKLGDDNFWDIGEGPCGPCSEIFYDRGEAYGSDLSDPEMYPGGENERWLEVWNLVFSQFNHNKDGSYTPLPNKNIDTGAGLERFASILQDVDSNFDTDLFQPIIQKTAKLAGVTYKDNLEQDIALKVIADHIRTVTFAVGDGVLPSNEGRGYIIRRLLRRAVRYGKTLGLDRPFLFGLTETVGEVMGVYYPSVVENREYIAKIIRTEEERFHETLSDGLAILGEISAKAKADGLSAIAGADAFKLYDTYGFPFDLTEDFASEHGLTVDREGFDAAMQEQRDRARAARQDGGSMKVQGGPLAELTVKSEFVGYNDIVAESKILAIVADGELVETAGEGADCQVILESTPFYAESGGQVSDTGLLTGGSVTAKVTGLFKAPHGQHVHLVTVEAGELRVGDSVRAEVNREQREDIVKNHTATHLLHKALKEVLGSHVNQAGSLVEGARLRFDFSHFGAITPEELSDIEHRVNAQIWRGLDVVIENKPIDEAKAMGAMALFGEKYGNIVRVVQVGDYSLELCGGIHVLNTSQIGIFKLVSESGIGSGVRRIEAVTGRYAYQFTESQLDLLKQSAGLLKSSLNDVPKRIEALHVQVRELSRENESLQSKLSATFAAELTSSVKTVGGGTQLLAVAVQAGNMDALRSTADELKSKLPDAVLVLGAAMDDKVNFVVSVPQDLVQKGFHAGKLVKEIAAVCGGGGGGRPDMAQAGGKDASKLGEALVKAEELVAALA, translated from the coding sequence ATGAAAGCAAGTGAAATCCGTTCCAAATGGCTGCAGTTTTTTGAGAGCAAAGGCCACCGAATTGAGCCGAGCGCATCGCTCGTGCCGCATAATGACCCCTCGCTGCTGTGGATCAATGCCGGGATGGCACCGCTGAAGGCTTATTTTGACGGCCGGGAAATTCCGGAGAATCCGCGTCTGACCAACTCCCAGAAATGCATTCGTACCAACGATATCGAGAATGTGGGCAAAACGCGCCGCCACCATACGTTTTTTGAGATGCTGGGCAACTTCTCCATCGGTGACTACTTCAAGGAAGAAGCGATTACCTGGGCTTGGGAGTTCCTGACCGGCAAGGAGTGGATCGGCTTTGATCCGAACCGTATTTCCGTAACGGTATATGCCGAGGACGAAGAAGCGTTCAAGCTGTGGAATGAAAAAGTCGGGCTGCCTGCAGAGCGCATCATCAAGCTGGGCGACGACAACTTCTGGGATATCGGCGAAGGCCCTTGCGGCCCTTGCTCGGAAATCTTCTATGACCGCGGCGAAGCCTACGGCAGCGACTTGTCCGATCCGGAAATGTATCCTGGCGGGGAAAATGAACGCTGGCTCGAAGTATGGAACCTCGTGTTCTCGCAGTTCAACCACAACAAAGACGGCAGCTACACGCCGCTTCCGAACAAAAATATTGATACAGGCGCAGGTCTGGAACGTTTCGCGTCCATTCTGCAGGATGTGGATTCCAACTTCGACACTGATCTGTTCCAGCCGATCATCCAGAAGACCGCGAAGCTTGCCGGTGTCACCTATAAGGACAATCTGGAGCAGGATATTGCGCTGAAGGTCATTGCCGACCACATCCGTACGGTAACGTTTGCCGTGGGTGACGGCGTGCTCCCTTCCAATGAAGGCCGCGGCTATATTATCCGCCGTCTGCTCCGCCGCGCAGTGCGCTACGGGAAGACACTGGGTCTGGACCGTCCATTCCTGTTCGGCCTTACCGAAACTGTGGGTGAAGTGATGGGGGTCTACTATCCATCCGTAGTCGAGAACCGCGAATACATCGCCAAAATCATCCGCACCGAAGAAGAGCGTTTCCACGAAACGCTGTCCGACGGTCTGGCAATTCTGGGCGAAATCAGCGCCAAAGCAAAAGCTGACGGCCTGAGTGCCATCGCCGGTGCAGACGCGTTCAAGCTCTACGACACCTACGGTTTCCCGTTTGATCTGACGGAGGATTTTGCTTCCGAGCATGGCCTCACCGTAGACCGGGAAGGCTTCGACGCTGCGATGCAGGAGCAGCGGGACCGTGCCAGAGCAGCCCGCCAGGACGGCGGCAGCATGAAGGTTCAAGGCGGGCCGCTGGCTGAACTGACGGTTAAAAGTGAATTTGTTGGATATAATGACATCGTAGCAGAGTCAAAAATATTGGCTATAGTTGCAGATGGCGAACTGGTGGAAACGGCAGGCGAAGGTGCAGACTGCCAGGTTATTCTTGAATCAACGCCGTTTTATGCCGAAAGCGGCGGCCAGGTCAGCGATACCGGCCTTCTGACCGGAGGTTCGGTCACGGCCAAGGTAACCGGGCTGTTCAAGGCTCCGCATGGCCAGCATGTTCACCTGGTCACTGTAGAAGCCGGTGAATTGAGAGTGGGCGACAGCGTCCGTGCTGAAGTGAACCGGGAGCAGCGCGAAGACATTGTGAAGAATCACACGGCAACCCACTTGCTGCACAAAGCGCTGAAAGAAGTGCTTGGCAGTCATGTGAATCAGGCCGGCTCTTTAGTAGAAGGCGCCCGTCTGCGTTTTGACTTCTCGCATTTCGGGGCCATTACACCGGAAGAGCTGAGCGACATCGAACACCGGGTGAACGCGCAAATCTGGCGCGGCCTGGATGTGGTCATTGAGAACAAGCCGATTGATGAAGCTAAGGCTATGGGAGCAATGGCACTGTTCGGTGAGAAATACGGCAACATCGTCCGCGTGGTTCAGGTGGGCGATTACAGTCTGGAGCTGTGCGGCGGTATCCATGTCTTGAACACCTCGCAGATCGGAATCTTCAAGCTGGTCAGTGAGAGCGGTATTGGCTCCGGTGTTCGCCGGATCGAAGCGGTCACCGGACGTTATGCATACCAGTTCACCGAAAGCCAGCTGGATCTGCTCAAGCAATCGGCAGGACTGCTGAAATCTTCACTGAACGATGTGCCGAAGCGGATTGAAGCCCTGCATGTCCAGGTCCGTGAACTGTCCCGCGAGAATGAATCCCTGCAGTCCAAGCTGAGCGCCACTTTTGCTGCCGAACTGACCAGCAGTGTAAAAACAGTAGGCGGCGGAACACAACTGCTCGCGGTTGCCGTTCAGGCCGGCAATATGGACGCACTGCGCTCCACTGCCGATGAACTGAAATCCAAGCTGCCGGATGCCGTACTTGTGCTTGGCGCGGCTATGGATGACAAGGTCAACTTTGTCGTCTCGGTTCCGCAAGACCTCGTCCAAAAAGGCTTCCACGCCGGCAAGCTGGTGAAAGAAATCGCAGCGGTATGCGGCGGCGGGGGCGGCGGGCGTCCGGATATGGCGCAAGCCGGCGGCAAGGACGCTTCCAAGCTGGGCGAGGCCCTTGTGAAGGCAGAAGAGCTTGTAGCCGCATTGGCTTAA
- a CDS encoding SDR family oxidoreductase: protein MHVFVTGATGYIGSAVVRELISAGHTVTGLCRSEEKAAGLQAAGAEALYGTLDDLDTLRSAAAAADGVIHLAFTNDFSNFEGALALDLRAVEAMGTALEGSGKPFITTAHANGYAIDDAVLAMTERGIRAAIVSLSPSVHGEGDSGFIPMMINIARAKGFAAYIGDGTNCWPAVHRLDAAVLYRLALESAPAGSQLLGAGDEGIPLREIAEVIGRQLNVPAVSITPEEAAAHFGFLGTIAAFDITSLYNTAQASLATRELLGWKPVQPGLISDLEEGHYFVF from the coding sequence ATGCATGTTTTTGTTACAGGAGCAACAGGGTATATCGGTTCTGCGGTCGTCCGGGAACTGATCAGTGCGGGTCATACCGTGACGGGTCTTTGCCGTTCTGAAGAGAAAGCCGCGGGATTACAGGCGGCGGGAGCTGAAGCGCTGTACGGCACGCTGGACGATCTCGATACTCTGCGCAGCGCTGCCGCTGCTGCAGACGGGGTGATTCATCTGGCATTCACCAATGATTTCTCTAACTTTGAGGGTGCGCTGGCTCTGGATCTGCGGGCCGTTGAAGCCATGGGAACCGCACTCGAAGGCTCAGGAAAGCCGTTCATTACCACAGCTCACGCCAATGGATATGCCATAGATGATGCAGTGCTCGCAATGACAGAGCGGGGAATCCGGGCAGCCATTGTCTCGCTCTCCCCGTCCGTGCACGGCGAAGGTGATAGTGGTTTTATACCGATGATGATTAACATCGCCCGGGCGAAGGGCTTCGCCGCCTATATCGGCGACGGAACGAACTGCTGGCCGGCGGTTCACCGCCTGGATGCGGCGGTTCTGTACCGTCTGGCGCTGGAATCCGCCCCGGCGGGCTCACAGCTGCTTGGCGCCGGGGATGAAGGCATTCCGCTCCGCGAGATCGCCGAGGTCATTGGACGGCAGTTGAACGTACCAGCGGTCAGCATAACACCCGAAGAAGCTGCCGCCCATTTCGGCTTTCTTGGCACCATTGCGGCATTCGACATCACAAGCTTGTACAACACCGCGCAGGCGAGTCTGGCGACACGGGAGCTTCTTGGCTGGAAACCGGTGCAGCCCGGACTGATCTCCGATCTTGAAGAAGGGCATTATTTTGTATTTTAA
- the mltG gene encoding endolytic transglycosylase MltG codes for MKAAIRTVLIIILLLAALGGGGAWYIWNGMQPVEPGQPVTFTIEKGMGSSEIADLLEENGIIRKGLFFKGYLKWVKEGSSFKAGTYTAAPGDTYDALIARLNAGDVVKKATVVFTIPEGYTAKQIADKLAAAWNQKPEVFLNIIDSGAGLEAVSRLGIPENSQLRHRLEGYLFPETYELVKESTPEQVVEAMLEQLEKKLDTIQGWQAKLKERGLSLHELLTVASLVEREVVVDSERPIVAGVIYNRLDKGQKLEIDATVQYLLDKQKERLYEKDLKADSPYNTYKNEGLPPGPISSPGLASIQAALVPEASDYYFYVTKKDGSQGHLFGKTYKEHLANIKKSEQN; via the coding sequence TTGAAAGCGGCAATCCGCACAGTGCTCATTATCATCCTGTTGCTGGCAGCATTGGGAGGCGGGGGGGCCTGGTACATCTGGAATGGCATGCAGCCAGTGGAGCCGGGCCAACCGGTAACGTTTACGATAGAGAAGGGGATGGGCAGCTCGGAAATTGCTGACCTGCTCGAAGAAAACGGCATTATTCGAAAAGGTTTGTTTTTCAAAGGCTACTTGAAGTGGGTCAAGGAAGGGTCCAGCTTCAAGGCCGGCACGTATACCGCTGCTCCAGGGGATACCTATGATGCCCTTATTGCCCGTCTGAATGCAGGGGATGTGGTGAAGAAGGCGACAGTGGTCTTTACGATTCCTGAAGGATATACAGCCAAGCAGATTGCAGATAAGCTTGCTGCTGCCTGGAATCAGAAGCCTGAAGTATTCCTGAACATTATAGATTCGGGAGCGGGGCTTGAAGCGGTAAGCAGGCTGGGGATTCCTGAGAACAGCCAGCTGCGCCACCGCCTGGAGGGCTACTTGTTCCCGGAAACGTATGAACTGGTGAAGGAGAGCACCCCGGAGCAGGTTGTTGAGGCGATGCTGGAGCAGCTTGAGAAGAAGCTGGACACTATCCAGGGCTGGCAAGCCAAGCTCAAGGAACGCGGACTCTCCCTGCATGAGCTGCTAACGGTGGCTTCACTTGTGGAGCGCGAGGTTGTAGTAGACAGTGAGCGTCCGATTGTAGCCGGTGTGATCTATAACAGGCTGGATAAAGGTCAGAAGCTGGAGATCGACGCAACTGTCCAGTACCTCCTTGATAAGCAGAAGGAGCGGCTGTATGAGAAGGATCTGAAGGCAGACAGTCCTTATAATACGTATAAAAATGAAGGTCTTCCGCCGGGACCGATCAGCAGTCCCGGACTTGCTTCCATTCAGGCTGCCCTCGTGCCGGAAGCGTCGGATTATTATTTCTATGTGACCAAAAAAGATGGCTCACAAGGCCATTTATTCGGCAAAACCTACAAGGAACATTTAGCCAATATCAAAAAAAGTGAACAAAATTAG
- a CDS encoding peptidase U32 family protein, whose protein sequence is MNNKPELLATAASLEEAAVLLKAGADALLIGDDRFGMRLAGHFSLEDIAEVVKLAHEQDCKVYAGLGGLMSNRLLDELPAYVQAIGELGVDGVEFGDPAVLAAVKREAPLLKLHWNAEMTSTNYATANYWGRKGASRVVLARELNMDEMTEMVPLLEVEAQVQVHGMTNIYHSKRKLVASYMSHQGRPSDGGSLGKERGLFLIEAERPNEKFPIYEDVNGTHIMSSDDICILEDLHFLLKAGVHSLKIEGLLKPVAYNAAVVKAYRHAMDLYAADPESYAFQESWMDGIRALQDPERELSFGFFYKEQVY, encoded by the coding sequence ATGAATAACAAACCGGAGCTGCTGGCGACAGCCGCTTCCTTGGAAGAAGCAGCTGTGCTGCTGAAAGCCGGGGCCGATGCGCTGCTGATTGGCGATGACCGCTTTGGCATGCGGCTGGCAGGCCACTTTTCGCTGGAAGATATTGCAGAAGTCGTTAAGCTGGCCCATGAGCAAGACTGCAAGGTCTATGCAGGCCTCGGCGGCCTAATGTCGAACCGCCTGCTGGACGAGCTTCCCGCTTATGTACAAGCGATTGGGGAACTGGGTGTAGACGGCGTTGAATTCGGCGATCCGGCAGTGCTTGCCGCCGTAAAGAGGGAAGCCCCGCTTTTGAAGCTGCATTGGAACGCGGAAATGACCTCAACCAACTACGCCACAGCCAATTACTGGGGGCGCAAGGGCGCTTCGCGGGTCGTGCTGGCCCGGGAGCTGAATATGGACGAAATGACGGAAATGGTGCCGCTGCTGGAAGTTGAAGCCCAGGTGCAGGTCCATGGTATGACGAATATTTATCATTCCAAACGCAAGCTGGTGGCGAGCTATATGTCTCATCAGGGCCGTCCTAGCGATGGCGGAAGCTTGGGCAAGGAGCGCGGCCTGTTCCTCATCGAGGCAGAGCGCCCGAATGAGAAGTTCCCGATCTATGAGGATGTGAACGGCACGCATATTATGAGCTCCGATGATATCTGCATTCTGGAGGATCTGCATTTTCTGCTGAAGGCCGGGGTGCACAGCCTGAAGATTGAAGGGCTGCTGAAGCCCGTTGCTTACAACGCAGCTGTCGTCAAGGCTTACCGTCATGCCATGGACCTCTACGCGGCTGATCCTGAGAGTTATGCTTTCCAGGAGAGTTGGATGGATGGCATCCGGGCGCTGCAGGACCCTGAGCGCGAGCTGTCTTTTGGCTTCTTTTATAAGGAGCAGGTGTATTAA
- a CDS encoding IreB family regulatory phosphoprotein produces MDSMDKTVKFNVKGDEKEASSEEILLAVYDALVEKEYHPINQIVGYLISGDPAYIPRHNNARSLVRRKERDELIEELVRFYLVNHRVDNPK; encoded by the coding sequence ATGGACTCCATGGACAAAACGGTCAAATTCAATGTGAAGGGCGATGAGAAGGAAGCTTCTTCCGAGGAAATCCTGCTCGCAGTATACGATGCGCTGGTGGAGAAGGAATATCATCCCATCAATCAGATCGTAGGGTATCTTATTTCCGGGGATCCGGCTTATATTCCGCGCCACAACAATGCGAGAAGTTTGGTCCGGAGAAAAGAACGTGATGAGCTGATTGAGGAACTGGTTCGATTCTACCTCGTCAATCACCGGGTGGATAATCCGAAATGA
- a CDS encoding DUF1292 domain-containing protein: MTNEQIGQEEEPEIIYIPDEEGNEEEFEVIMKFEVDGSDAKYMMVVPLDSEDEESDEVYAFRYEEDGDDLQLFMIENDEEWAIVEETFNTLVDELDGGAGND; the protein is encoded by the coding sequence TTGACAAACGAGCAGATTGGCCAAGAAGAAGAACCGGAAATTATCTATATTCCCGACGAGGAAGGTAATGAAGAGGAATTTGAGGTCATTATGAAGTTTGAAGTTGACGGTTCGGATGCCAAGTATATGATGGTGGTTCCGCTGGATTCCGAGGATGAAGAGAGCGATGAGGTGTATGCGTTCCGTTATGAAGAAGACGGTGACGATCTTCAGCTCTTTATGATCGAGAATGACGAGGAATGGGCGATTGTTGAGGAGACCTTCAATACGTTGGTGGATGAGCTGGACGGAGGAGCGGGGAATGACTGA
- a CDS encoding family 43 glycosylhydrolase: MVKKAGMLLLAIPLLIGMLFQPSAVAASTFTNPFIYADAPDNDVIRVGNVYYMTSTTMHMNPGVPIMKSYDLVNWEIVNYVYDTYANGDAQNLNNGQNEYGKGSWASSLRYNNGIYYVSFGSNSTGKTYIYQTANIENGPWTSSVLGSYYHDASLLFDNGRVFLVHGVDNISLIELTADAKAIKSGGINQIIIPGSSNIAGSSFVVKAEGAHIQKINGYYYVFLICWPSGSGRTQLTYRSASLTGSYTGQVSLNDSGIAQGGIVDTPSGSWYAMLFRDSGAIGRMPYLVPVTWTSHWPVFGTGGKAPRTLNMPAEGYPVKKVYASDEFTSASASAELIVNGGFEEGSISPWTNNNTATVAATAEDRYSGSRSLLVSGRQQTGAGPKQDLTGKLTPGAVYTFSAKVKYTTGPATKPFNLDLQNGPNYTGITILGSTTLTKGEWGTIQGTYTLPAGADLSQTFIFVETPYSSAPDAANDLMNFYVDDVSFAGTASSGAELAKVWQWNHNPDNARWSLAQRPGFMRLTTGKVSTSILDARNTLTQRTFGPKSTGITALETGGMKDGDYAGLAAFQAKYGFVGVKMSGNSKSIVMVNAGSGPMSEVASVPVSQNRVYLKVVCDFTNQTDKAYFYYSLNGSNWTAAGNTLQMSYTLPHFMGYRFALFYYATKSAGGFVDFDYLRLE, encoded by the coding sequence ATGGTTAAAAAAGCAGGTATGCTGCTGCTGGCAATTCCGCTGCTGATAGGCATGCTATTCCAGCCTTCTGCGGTTGCCGCTTCCACATTCACCAATCCGTTCATTTATGCCGACGCTCCGGACAATGATGTTATCAGGGTAGGCAATGTATACTATATGACCAGCACCACCATGCATATGAATCCCGGCGTTCCAATCATGAAGTCCTATGATCTGGTCAACTGGGAAATCGTGAACTATGTCTACGATACCTATGCGAACGGTGACGCACAGAACCTGAACAACGGCCAGAACGAATACGGCAAGGGTTCCTGGGCAAGCAGTCTCAGATACAATAACGGCATCTACTATGTGAGCTTCGGGTCCAATTCTACCGGCAAAACTTATATCTATCAGACCGCAAACATTGAGAACGGCCCGTGGACCTCTTCTGTTCTGGGAAGCTATTATCATGACGCCTCGCTGCTGTTCGATAACGGACGGGTATTCCTGGTGCACGGTGTCGATAATATCAGCCTCATTGAGCTGACGGCGGATGCCAAAGCCATCAAGTCCGGGGGGATCAACCAGATCATTATCCCAGGCTCCAGCAATATTGCCGGTTCCAGCTTCGTCGTGAAGGCCGAAGGAGCGCATATCCAGAAGATCAACGGCTATTATTATGTCTTTCTGATCTGCTGGCCTTCGGGAAGCGGACGCACACAATTGACCTACCGGTCCGCCAGCTTAACGGGAAGCTACACGGGCCAGGTGTCGCTTAACGATTCAGGCATTGCCCAGGGGGGAATCGTAGACACGCCTTCCGGCTCCTGGTATGCCATGCTCTTCAGGGACAGCGGAGCGATCGGGCGTATGCCGTATCTTGTACCCGTGACCTGGACCAGCCACTGGCCGGTCTTTGGAACCGGCGGTAAAGCGCCGAGGACCCTGAACATGCCTGCCGAAGGTTATCCTGTGAAAAAGGTGTATGCGTCCGATGAGTTCACATCGGCTTCTGCCTCTGCGGAGCTTATCGTGAACGGAGGCTTTGAAGAGGGCTCCATCAGTCCATGGACCAATAACAATACGGCGACCGTTGCCGCCACTGCCGAAGACCGTTACAGCGGTTCCCGAAGCCTGCTGGTCAGCGGCAGGCAGCAGACGGGCGCCGGGCCGAAGCAGGATCTCACCGGCAAACTGACTCCCGGCGCAGTATATACGTTCTCGGCAAAGGTTAAATACACCACAGGCCCGGCTACCAAGCCATTTAACCTCGACCTCCAGAATGGCCCAAACTATACCGGTATTACGATTCTTGGGTCCACCACACTGACCAAAGGGGAGTGGGGCACCATTCAGGGAACCTATACGCTTCCCGCCGGTGCGGATCTGTCCCAGACCTTTATTTTTGTGGAGACTCCTTACAGCTCTGCGCCGGATGCCGCGAATGACCTGATGAACTTTTATGTGGATGATGTGTCGTTTGCCGGAACGGCTTCGTCAGGAGCGGAGCTTGCCAAGGTGTGGCAGTGGAACCACAATCCCGACAATGCAAGGTGGTCCCTGGCACAGCGTCCCGGCTTCATGCGGTTGACTACAGGCAAAGTGAGTACAAGTATTCTGGATGCCCGAAACACGCTGACTCAGCGGACGTTCGGACCGAAAAGTACAGGGATCACGGCCCTGGAGACAGGCGGAATGAAGGATGGGGATTATGCCGGTCTGGCCGCATTTCAGGCCAAATACGGCTTCGTGGGCGTGAAAATGTCCGGCAATTCCAAGTCCATTGTGATGGTCAACGCCGGCTCCGGGCCGATGTCTGAAGTGGCAAGTGTTCCGGTCAGCCAGAACAGAGTCTATCTGAAGGTGGTTTGTGATTTCACCAACCAGACAGATAAGGCCTATTTTTACTACAGCCTTAACGGCAGTAATTGGACCGCGGCAGGCAATACGCTTCAGATGTCTTATACGCTGCCCCATTTTATGGGCTACCGGTTTGCGTTATTCTATTATGCCACGAAGTCAGCAGGCGGTTTTGTAGATTTTGATTATTTACGTCTGGAATAG